The genomic region ATGAAGATGATACTCTTGGGACATCTGCACGACCGGACTGCCGCAGGCCGTGGTCAGGTTGTCCTTTGCGCTCAGGCCTGCGACTGGTTCGGTTGGTCGAGAGGCAAGGGAAAGGGGTTGTCGGCCGGTACGGATGATGCGGTCCCGGAGATAATGGCCGGTGGTCCGGTCGGATTCGCCGGAGTGAACTCGACCTTTATCGATGTGCGTGTTGCGGTAGCTGTCGCGAACTGCCATGCGGACCGGGGACATCGATATGCCGCGAAAGTCTGGTCCCGCGAATCACTTCTTGGCTGCTCCGCGCTCCGCGCACAACCTGAACCTTCGTGGCAGCATGCCCGGGCAGTGGACCTCCCTCGGTATAGAGACTGTAGCTCTCGATACCAGAAATGAGATTCCAATGCAGCGATTCGCCAATGATGACACGCAGCGCGGAGGTGCGCGCTCCGGCGCGAACTATCGGAGGAGCGGTCTGTCGAATCGCGCAGATGGGGCCCAGATCCTCACCACGCGAGTCGGTCTGCGGATACCAGGCGCGCTCACCTTCGAACGATGGCAGGATACCGGTTCCCAGATCTCCCGTCTAGTCGATTCCTCGGCTTGGTGTCTTGGCGACTGGCTGGTCTACGGCCAGAAAGAGTTTTCGGACCGCTACCTGCGGGCCATCGAGGTCTGCGGCCTCGATTACCAGACCCTTCGTAACTATGCCTGGGTTGCGCGGAAGTTCGATCTTGACCGCCGCCGTGAGACGCTGAGCTTTCAGCATCACGTCGAGGTGAGCTCCCTGCCGCCACACGAGCAGGACAGATGGCTCGATTTGGCCGACGAGTTCAACTGGTCGCGCAACGAGCTTCGTCGAAACATCCGTGCCCACCGCCAGCCCGACGAGAAGGGGGCGGCACGCCCGAGCGGCTCCCTGCCCAAACTCACGGTTCCCGCCGAACGCCTTCTTCAGTGGCGCAGAGCGGCCGATCTCAGCGGAGAGAAGTTCGAGCAGTGGGTACTCCGGGCACTCGATGAGGCGGCCACGGCCAGTCTTCACGAATCGGGCCCGGCCTCCTGACCTCTCCGGTGCGCTCGGCGGGTATCCACCGGCCCTGTTCAAGGCGGTTCAGGGGTCGAGTGCGGCGCCTGGCCAATGGCCATGCTTTAGCTGATCGTCGTGCGGGTAGGGTTGTGATGTGCCGCATGACGCGAGTGAGGGGCTGTCGCCGGAGGGCTGGTTGCCGGACCGAGTGACGGTGGGGGCGTTGACGGGGGTGTTCCCGCCGGAGCTGGTGGATGGGGTGCTTGATCGGCCCTGCGTTTTCCGGACACATTCTATCAGTCGGTTTTAGGCCGCATCATTGCGGTTCAGGAATTCGTTGTGGACTTCTTGCGGTGTTCTGTAGCCGAGTCCAGAGTGGAGTCGGCGGGTGTTGTAGTGAACTCGATGTACCGGGTGATGTCTCGGCGTGCGTGTTCGCGGGTGGGGTAGGAGGTGCGGTGGACCCGCTCGTTCTTCAGGGCGGCGAAGAACGACTCCGCCAATGCGTTATCGTAGCATATTCCGGTTCGTCCGACCGAGTGTCGGAGGCCGAGTGTGACAAGGGTCCTCGCGAACTCCTCCGAGGTGTAGTTACTCCCTCGATCGGTGTGGAAGATCGCGCCTGGGGCGA from Frankia alni ACN14a harbors:
- a CDS encoding DDE-type integrase/transposase/recombinase gives rise to the protein MATVIDCHTKAIIGYAMDDHYRTPLISAAIINAVRTIPLAPGAIFHTDRGSNYTSEEFARTLVTLGLRHSVGRTGICYDNALAESFFAALKNERVHRTSYPTREHARRDITRYIEFTTTPADSTLDSATEHRKKSTTNS
- a CDS encoding LmbU family transcriptional regulator translates to MQRFANDDTQRGGARSGANYRRSGLSNRADGAQILTTRVGLRIPGALTFERWQDTGSQISRLVDSSAWCLGDWLVYGQKEFSDRYLRAIEVCGLDYQTLRNYAWVARKFDLDRRRETLSFQHHVEVSSLPPHEQDRWLDLADEFNWSRNELRRNIRAHRQPDEKGAARPSGSLPKLTVPAERLLQWRRAADLSGEKFEQWVLRALDEAATASLHESGPAS